One stretch of Pseudomonadota bacterium DNA includes these proteins:
- a CDS encoding septal ring lytic transglycosylase RlpA family protein, which produces MMRRIRFAAVLAALLTTLLGGCAETQLAAQAVKGIPSSGKGQGIYKVGDPYQIGGVWYYPKADYGFDETGIASWYGEDFHGKLTANGELFDLNRVSAAHRTLPMPSLVRITNLENGRSLVVRVNDRGPFARGRIVDVSRRTAQLLGFERPGTAKVRVQILADESRQIAEAMTKGQSEPQLVASAGNPIADPVQSRPDLPVAAPRSAVAVQSLPLPGVAVPVAPPQLPAAPRGVLTGPAPAAPGPSASAQPTLPGASETAVTMVPVTPTQIFVQAGAFQNVANAVRLSAQLATVGRSIVAPATVRGQQFYRVRFGPFDTSDEADRTLDRVIGAGFPDARVVVE; this is translated from the coding sequence ATAATGCGTCGAATTCGATTTGCTGCGGTGCTCGCGGCGCTTCTCACAACCCTCCTCGGCGGCTGCGCCGAGACCCAGCTTGCTGCCCAGGCGGTCAAGGGCATTCCCAGCTCCGGCAAGGGCCAGGGCATCTACAAGGTGGGCGATCCCTATCAGATCGGCGGCGTCTGGTACTACCCGAAGGCCGATTACGGCTTTGACGAGACCGGGATCGCCTCTTGGTATGGCGAGGATTTCCACGGCAAGCTCACCGCCAATGGCGAGCTCTTTGACTTGAACCGGGTGAGTGCCGCGCATCGGACCTTGCCGATGCCGAGCCTGGTTCGAATCACCAATCTCGAAAACGGCCGCTCGCTGGTGGTGCGGGTCAACGACCGCGGGCCGTTCGCCCGTGGCCGCATCGTCGATGTGTCGCGCCGGACGGCACAGCTCCTCGGCTTCGAGCGCCCCGGCACCGCCAAAGTGCGGGTCCAGATCCTCGCCGATGAGAGCCGGCAGATCGCCGAAGCCATGACCAAGGGACAGAGCGAGCCGCAACTCGTCGCCTCGGCCGGCAATCCCATCGCCGATCCGGTGCAGAGCCGTCCTGATCTGCCGGTGGCGGCCCCCCGCTCGGCGGTCGCCGTGCAAAGCCTGCCGCTTCCCGGTGTGGCGGTGCCGGTGGCGCCGCCGCAGCTGCCGGCAGCGCCGCGAGGCGTGCTCACCGGGCCGGCACCGGCCGCCCCGGGGCCATCGGCCTCGGCGCAACCGACCTTGCCCGGGGCCAGCGAAACTGCCGTCACCATGGTGCCGGTCACCCCGACGCAGATCTTCGTGCAGGCCGGCGCTTTTCAGAATGTCGCCAACGCCGTCAGGTTGAGCGCGCAGTTGGCAACCGTCGGCCGCTCGATCGTGGCGCCGGCGACGGTGCGGGGCCAACAATTCTATCGGGTCCGTTTCGGTCCGTTCGACACCTCCGATGAGGCCGATCGGACGCTCGACCGCGTCATCGGCGCCGGTTTCCCCGATGCGCGCGTGGTCGTGGAATAG
- a CDS encoding lytic murein transglycosylase, protein MRPSSPLSLWVAVAFSSLVAIAASAMPVRANELSFAQWLDGFKREAEEKGLSPATLDRTLARVQPIPRVLELDRRQPEVTLTFQQYIERVINDRRVETARRLLGEHRPLLARVSQRYGVQPRFIVALWGIETDFGRFTGDFSVFAALATLAYDGRRSNFFRGELMQALRIVEAGYATPEQMRGSWAGAMGQSQFMPSSFLKYAVDYEERGRRDIWTSLPDVFASIANYLKENGWQGDQTWGRAVKLPQGFDAALVGLTVARPLPEWHALGARRPDGGPLPARELPASLVLPGGPEGPAFLVYGNYRAIMRYNPSIFYATAVGQLADRIEGG, encoded by the coding sequence ATGAGACCGAGTTCGCCTCTGTCGCTCTGGGTCGCGGTTGCATTTTCGAGCTTGGTTGCGATTGCCGCCTCGGCCATGCCCGTGCGGGCCAACGAGCTGTCCTTTGCCCAATGGTTGGACGGCTTCAAGCGCGAGGCTGAGGAGAAGGGCCTGTCTCCCGCCACCCTCGATCGGACGCTTGCCCGGGTGCAGCCGATTCCCCGCGTGCTCGAGCTCGACCGTCGCCAGCCCGAGGTCACGCTCACCTTTCAGCAATATATCGAGCGGGTGATCAATGACCGACGGGTAGAGACGGCAAGGCGGCTCTTGGGCGAGCACCGTCCGCTCTTGGCGCGTGTCAGCCAACGCTATGGGGTGCAGCCGCGCTTCATCGTGGCGCTCTGGGGTATCGAGACCGATTTCGGCCGGTTCACCGGCGATTTTTCGGTGTTTGCCGCCTTGGCGACGCTCGCCTATGACGGCAGGCGCAGCAATTTCTTTCGGGGCGAGCTGATGCAGGCGCTCCGTATTGTCGAAGCGGGCTATGCAACCCCGGAGCAGATGCGCGGCTCCTGGGCGGGTGCCATGGGCCAAAGCCAGTTCATGCCTTCGAGCTTTCTCAAATACGCCGTCGACTATGAAGAACGCGGCCGCCGCGACATCTGGACCTCGCTCCCCGACGTCTTTGCCTCGATCGCCAACTACCTGAAGGAGAATGGCTGGCAGGGGGATCAGACCTGGGGGCGGGCGGTGAAATTGCCCCAGGGCTTTGATGCAGCGCTTGTCGGTCTTACCGTCGCCAGGCCCCTGCCGGAGTGGCACGCGCTCGGCGCTAGACGGCCCGATGGCGGGCCGCTACCGGCGCGCGAGCTGCCTGCCTCGCTGGTGCTTCCCGGCGGCCCGGAGGGGCCGGCTTTTCTCGTCTACGGCAACTACCGTGCGATCATGCGCTACAACCCCTCGATTTTCTATGCAACCGCCGTTGGACAACTTGCAGATCGAATAGAGGGCGGTTAA
- a CDS encoding site-specific integrase, producing the protein MASITKRGAWQWQAKIRRDGYPSQSKTFDTKAEAQAWARSVENEMDRGVFVSRIEAERTSLSDALQRYEKEITRKKKGWRQETYRIKQWRADPLAKRALASLRSADFAEWRDKKLEDGLAASTVRNHLNLISHLFTIAAGEWSLEGLVNPISTIRKPSLPKGRERRLAREEEPKLFQACVTSRSPWLEGVVGIALETGMRLSEILNLRWEYVDIDARVARLPDTKNGSPRDVPLSTKAVRVLKGVPRSIDGQVFPITPDMLKQAYSDAVRRAGIKNLTFHDLRHEATSRLFEKGLGIMEVAAITGHKTLVMLKRYTHLRATDLARKLG; encoded by the coding sequence ATGGCGAGCATCACGAAGCGCGGCGCGTGGCAATGGCAGGCGAAAATCCGACGCGATGGATATCCATCGCAGTCGAAAACTTTCGACACGAAGGCCGAAGCGCAAGCGTGGGCGCGCAGCGTCGAGAACGAGATGGATCGCGGCGTGTTCGTGTCGCGCATCGAAGCGGAACGCACATCGTTGAGCGACGCACTACAGCGCTACGAGAAAGAGATCACACGCAAGAAGAAGGGTTGGCGACAGGAGACCTATCGCATCAAACAGTGGCGAGCGGATCCGCTAGCGAAACGCGCCCTCGCCTCTCTCCGCAGCGCGGATTTCGCCGAGTGGCGCGACAAGAAGCTCGAAGATGGCCTCGCCGCCAGCACAGTGCGAAATCATCTCAATCTGATTTCGCATCTCTTCACGATCGCAGCCGGAGAATGGAGCCTAGAAGGACTGGTCAATCCGATTTCAACGATACGGAAGCCGAGCTTGCCCAAGGGACGCGAGAGGAGGCTCGCGCGCGAAGAGGAACCCAAGCTGTTCCAAGCTTGCGTCACCAGCCGCAGCCCATGGCTTGAAGGTGTTGTAGGAATTGCGCTTGAGACGGGAATGCGATTGTCTGAAATACTGAACTTGCGCTGGGAATACGTCGATATCGATGCTCGTGTTGCGCGGCTTCCAGACACAAAGAATGGCAGTCCACGAGACGTGCCGCTTTCGACGAAGGCCGTCCGAGTCCTAAAGGGCGTTCCGCGCTCTATCGACGGACAGGTATTCCCCATCACGCCCGATATGCTGAAACAAGCCTACTCAGATGCCGTGAGACGTGCCGGCATCAAGAATCTCACCTTCCACGATCTCCGCCATGAAGCGACGAGCAGGCTCTTTGAAAAGGGACTCGGTATCATGGAGGTGGCGGCGATCACCGGACACAAGACGCTCGTCATGCTGAAGCGCTACACGCATTTGCGGGCGACGGATCTTGCGCGGAAGCTAGGCTAG
- a CDS encoding DUF1488 family protein has protein sequence MRSPVPQILQLAYAELLQRTSDADFNQQFPPNETGTFISKRIKDRTYWYRQVRDKDGARKQIYVGPETDELLTRIANHKQRRDDLAERKNLVSTLLRSGYFVKPTDAVAQIMMALADAGFFRLRGVLVGTIAYQTYGAMLGVRLPIQSFATNDLDIAQDAAISLALKDEHLNLLDVLRRVDPKARANPHRASKTATTTYTAAGIQVDVLTTNRGPNTDTPQLLPALGTHATALRHLDHLIYQPVPAVLLYDAGIRVTVPDPARYAIHKLIVAQGRHTGSGKVVKDLIQAEALVDAILPDRNGSLLTAWNEAYERGPKWRKELFDSLASLGFAVRDRLLQRIGAPRALVPGAALHFEDIRPRYDLERASVVFTARDQDGNPIFCVISRETLDDRYGADKFTQAQRVELFHKNRSEFEAMLRHKYLKEPLSSPEPTLFLGTLEFESFRAKLEPSAKRKRRST, from the coding sequence ATGCGATCACCAGTCCCCCAAATCCTTCAGCTCGCCTACGCTGAGTTGCTGCAACGGACATCCGATGCCGATTTCAACCAACAATTTCCTCCAAATGAAACCGGCACCTTCATTTCAAAGAGGATCAAAGATCGAACCTACTGGTACCGACAGGTACGTGACAAAGACGGAGCTCGCAAACAGATCTATGTCGGGCCCGAAACCGATGAACTGCTCACGCGCATTGCAAATCACAAGCAGCGCCGCGACGACCTTGCCGAACGCAAGAATCTAGTCTCGACCCTTCTTAGGTCGGGATATTTCGTCAAACCAACCGACGCGGTTGCACAGATCATGATGGCACTGGCGGATGCGGGCTTCTTCCGCCTGCGCGGTGTCCTCGTCGGCACCATCGCCTATCAAACCTACGGCGCCATGCTCGGCGTTCGCCTTCCAATTCAATCCTTCGCCACCAATGATCTCGATATTGCGCAAGACGCCGCAATCTCGCTTGCGCTGAAAGATGAACATCTCAATCTTCTCGACGTGCTGCGCCGTGTTGACCCGAAGGCGCGAGCCAATCCACACCGCGCCAGCAAGACCGCTACAACTACCTACACGGCGGCCGGAATTCAGGTCGACGTGTTAACCACTAACCGTGGTCCTAACACCGATACGCCACAACTTTTGCCCGCGCTCGGCACGCATGCGACCGCGTTGCGTCACTTAGACCATCTCATTTATCAGCCCGTCCCCGCTGTCCTTCTTTATGACGCCGGCATCCGGGTCACGGTGCCTGACCCAGCCCGATATGCAATTCACAAGCTCATCGTCGCGCAAGGACGACACACAGGCTCGGGAAAGGTCGTGAAAGACCTCATCCAAGCCGAAGCCCTCGTCGATGCTATCTTGCCCGATCGAAACGGCAGTCTTCTCACGGCCTGGAACGAGGCCTATGAGCGCGGGCCCAAATGGCGCAAGGAACTTTTTGATTCTCTCGCCTCATTGGGGTTTGCGGTCCGCGATCGGCTACTCCAGCGCATTGGTGCCCCCCGTGCGCTTGTGCCTGGTGCGGCACTTCACTTTGAAGACATCCGTCCTCGCTACGACTTGGAACGCGCAAGCGTCGTCTTTACTGCCCGTGACCAGGACGGCAATCCAATCTTCTGTGTCATCAGTCGTGAAACACTCGATGACCGCTACGGCGCCGACAAGTTTACGCAGGCCCAACGCGTCGAGCTCTTCCACAAAAACCGTTCTGAGTTCGAGGCCATGCTGCGCCACAAGTATCTAAAGGAGCCGCTCAGCAGCCCCGAGCCGACGCTGTTTCTCGGCACGCTGGAGTTTGAGTCCTTTCGCGCCAAGCTTGAGCCCAGCGCCAAGCGCAAGCGCCGATCGACGTAG
- a CDS encoding EthD domain-containing protein: MPVRKQFRKIAFLTPRPGLSLDAFYSYWRGTHGPTVANSPGYAAYRTRYAQNHKITDGPVGNPFPYPGIAEFHIPGDGSNEEAFAQTSIYRDRIRVDELNFIDMNNTVSMTAVEDVRRVGRGKAKLMIICSRASGVSRDEFDAWLTGAYAEAILKTSKCFSGKLKGWTLNHVVEGSFRLPGARPVETGAVDCVQELRFDSASEMAEAYASPGYRALIEPLWRRILSDGHTFSFLAEEVVFFDQGRSLVGRQ; the protein is encoded by the coding sequence ATGCCGGTTCGAAAGCAGTTCAGGAAAATCGCCTTCCTCACGCCGCGCCCGGGCCTGTCTCTCGATGCGTTCTACAGCTATTGGCGCGGGACGCACGGACCCACCGTCGCCAATTCGCCCGGATATGCCGCCTATCGGACGCGGTATGCGCAGAATCATAAAATCACGGACGGACCGGTCGGCAATCCCTTCCCGTACCCCGGCATCGCCGAGTTCCACATCCCCGGCGACGGCTCGAACGAGGAAGCGTTTGCCCAGACGTCGATCTACCGCGACCGCATCCGCGTGGACGAGCTCAACTTCATCGACATGAACAACACCGTGTCCATGACCGCGGTCGAGGATGTGCGGCGCGTGGGCAGGGGCAAGGCCAAGCTCATGATCATTTGCAGCCGGGCGAGCGGGGTCAGCCGCGATGAGTTCGATGCATGGCTGACGGGCGCCTATGCAGAGGCGATCCTCAAGACTTCGAAATGTTTTTCCGGCAAGCTGAAGGGCTGGACCCTCAATCACGTGGTCGAGGGCTCGTTCCGGCTGCCGGGAGCGCGGCCGGTCGAAACGGGCGCCGTCGATTGCGTGCAGGAGCTCAGGTTCGACTCCGCATCGGAGATGGCTGAGGCCTACGCATCCCCAGGATATCGCGCCCTAATCGAGCCATTGTGGCGGCGCATCCTCTCAGACGGCCACACCTTCTCGTTCCTTGCCGAGGAGGTCGTCTTCTTCGATCAAGGCCGGTCACTGGTTGGTCGGCAATGA
- a CDS encoding enoyl-CoA hydratase/isomerase family protein: MTNREPLQISIENGLAVLTLNRPEVLNAIDVPLAQALLAAVERIETGAGVRAILLRGAGRGFCAGGDVSKFTGIDGPHAEVADRTMRHFHPAIRGLALSPVPTVAMVHGAVAGAGIGLMLACDFVVAADTARFSLAYAKIGASTDDGASWILPRLLGLRKAKELAMLSDRIDAAEALRLGLINRAVAGERLEDEAMALARRLAAGPTTAFGMIKRLMDDSFSRDLSAHLEIECEAFVKTARTADFDEGLASFFGKREPKFSGR, from the coding sequence ATGACCAACCGCGAACCACTGCAGATCTCCATCGAGAATGGCTTGGCGGTCCTCACGCTCAACCGGCCGGAGGTGCTGAATGCGATCGACGTGCCTTTGGCTCAGGCGCTTTTGGCCGCGGTGGAGAGGATCGAGACGGGCGCCGGCGTTAGAGCCATCCTACTGAGAGGAGCAGGGCGAGGTTTCTGCGCCGGCGGCGATGTGTCCAAGTTCACCGGCATCGACGGCCCGCATGCCGAGGTCGCAGACCGAACCATGCGGCATTTCCACCCGGCGATCCGGGGCTTGGCGCTTTCGCCGGTTCCGACGGTCGCCATGGTGCATGGCGCGGTGGCCGGCGCGGGGATCGGGCTGATGCTGGCCTGCGACTTCGTCGTCGCCGCCGACACCGCGCGCTTCTCGCTGGCTTATGCCAAGATTGGCGCGTCGACCGATGACGGCGCGTCGTGGATCCTGCCTCGGCTCCTGGGCTTGCGGAAGGCCAAGGAGCTGGCGATGCTTTCCGACCGCATCGATGCTGCGGAGGCGTTGCGGCTGGGTCTCATCAATCGCGCTGTCGCAGGCGAGCGGCTCGAAGACGAGGCGATGGCTCTTGCGCGTCGCCTCGCTGCCGGCCCGACCACGGCCTTCGGCATGATCAAGCGCCTGATGGATGACTCCTTCTCGCGCGACCTCTCCGCTCATCTGGAGATCGAGTGCGAGGCCTTCGTCAAGACCGCGCGAACAGCGGATTTCGACGAAGGCCTTGCGTCCTTCTTCGGCAAGCGAGAGCCGAAGTTCAGCGGCCGATGA
- a CDS encoding ABC transporter substrate-binding protein, translating to MTKRTRFTNPIAATLVAVAALTAPASAQETLKLGSIFALSGPNASIGKESLGGTQYAVDKLNKAGGVEIGGKKYKIELVNVDDESKTERSVAAAEKLVGQDNVPVIFTPPSSTTTLAVLPIAEKNKRIAISFVAAAPQVVSPEFKYSFRTTLTSIMNVSPSVEYLIKEKGAKSIAYLGRNDDWGRAAGQAIAAKATELGSKVVVAEYFDTGSTDFYGLLTKVRASNPDAVVGAAFVEDGVSMIKQYRELQLKPAFLSVAVIWASPTFINAAGPALDGVYISTGPTTSTSPELAAFKDEFKKATGGEALPFGITGYDNVMIVIEAMKKAGTTDPEKVAATLRNFQHKGLLQTYKFDNSQQSQVVINVNQIKGKDVNVISSLVTN from the coding sequence ATGACCAAACGTACGAGATTCACCAACCCGATCGCGGCCACGCTGGTCGCCGTCGCGGCCCTGACAGCGCCTGCATCGGCTCAGGAGACCCTGAAGCTCGGCTCTATCTTCGCGCTCTCGGGTCCCAATGCGTCGATCGGCAAGGAGTCGCTCGGCGGCACACAATATGCCGTGGACAAGCTGAACAAGGCGGGCGGAGTCGAGATCGGCGGCAAAAAGTACAAGATCGAGCTCGTCAACGTCGACGACGAGTCGAAAACCGAGCGGTCGGTCGCCGCCGCGGAAAAGCTGGTCGGCCAGGACAATGTGCCGGTGATCTTCACCCCTCCTTCCAGCACCACGACCTTGGCGGTCCTGCCCATCGCCGAAAAGAATAAGCGCATCGCCATAAGCTTCGTTGCCGCCGCGCCACAGGTCGTTTCGCCCGAGTTCAAATACAGCTTCCGCACCACGCTCACCTCGATCATGAACGTCAGCCCGTCGGTCGAGTACCTGATCAAGGAGAAGGGCGCGAAGTCGATCGCCTATCTCGGGCGCAACGACGACTGGGGCCGTGCCGCTGGGCAGGCGATCGCTGCCAAGGCGACCGAGCTCGGCTCGAAGGTCGTGGTGGCGGAGTACTTCGACACCGGCTCGACCGACTTCTATGGTCTGCTCACCAAGGTGCGCGCCTCCAATCCGGATGCGGTCGTCGGCGCCGCCTTCGTCGAAGACGGCGTTTCGATGATCAAGCAATACCGCGAGCTGCAGCTGAAGCCGGCGTTCCTCAGCGTCGCCGTGATCTGGGCATCGCCGACCTTCATCAACGCCGCCGGTCCGGCCCTTGACGGCGTCTACATCTCGACCGGCCCGACCACCTCGACGTCGCCGGAGCTTGCCGCGTTCAAGGATGAGTTCAAGAAGGCGACGGGCGGCGAGGCGCTCCCGTTCGGCATCACCGGCTATGACAATGTGATGATCGTCATCGAGGCGATGAAGAAGGCCGGCACGACCGATCCGGAGAAGGTCGCTGCGACTCTCCGCAACTTCCAGCACAAGGGTCTGCTGCAGACCTATAAGTTCGACAACTCGCAGCAGTCTCAGGTCGTCATCAACGTGAACCAGATCAAAGGCAAGGACGTGAACGTGATCTCCTCGCTGGTCACGAATTGA
- a CDS encoding ABC transporter ATP-binding protein, with amino-acid sequence MLKIENLRVAYGPVLALHDISITVGEGEIVTVIGANGAGKSTLLKTICGMLQPVGGTISLRGNATAGLPSSQLIKRGVALVPEGRHVFPDMTVRENLDLGAYYRTDNAVKADMERVLDIFPILRERLRLPGGSLSGGQQQMLAISRAIMSRPSLLMLDEPSLGLAPAIVQQVGRIIRELNQAGTTILLVEQNARMALKLANRAYVLATGRLVKSGTGRDLLDDPAVQENYLGGLAA; translated from the coding sequence ATGCTTAAGATCGAGAACCTGCGCGTCGCCTACGGCCCGGTGCTGGCTCTCCACGACATCTCGATCACCGTCGGCGAGGGTGAGATCGTCACCGTCATCGGCGCCAACGGCGCCGGCAAGTCGACGCTCCTGAAGACCATTTGCGGGATGCTGCAGCCGGTCGGTGGGACGATTTCGCTGCGCGGCAACGCGACCGCCGGCCTGCCGTCCTCTCAGCTGATCAAGCGTGGCGTCGCATTGGTGCCCGAGGGCCGCCACGTTTTCCCCGATATGACGGTTCGCGAGAATCTGGACCTCGGCGCCTACTACCGCACCGACAATGCGGTGAAGGCGGATATGGAGCGGGTGCTCGACATTTTTCCGATCCTGCGCGAGCGCTTGCGTCTGCCGGGTGGCAGCCTGAGCGGCGGGCAGCAGCAGATGCTCGCCATCAGCCGCGCCATCATGAGCCGGCCGAGCCTGCTCATGCTGGATGAGCCATCCCTGGGCTTGGCACCGGCGATCGTGCAGCAGGTCGGCCGCATCATCCGCGAGCTCAACCAGGCAGGCACCACGATCCTGCTGGTCGAGCAGAACGCGCGCATGGCGTTGAAGCTCGCCAATCGCGCCTATGTCCTGGCGACTGGCCGGTTGGTCAAAAGCGGCACCGGCAGGGACCTGCTCGATGATCCTGCCGTCCAGGAGAACTACCTCGGAGGGCTCGCCGCGTGA
- a CDS encoding ABC transporter ATP-binding protein produces MPADAPFLSVDAIAKEFGGVRAVNGVSFDVAAGEIVGLIGPNGAGKTTTFNLISGRFPVSGGEVRLEGNRITGLRPDRIAALGIARTFQGTRIFPKLTVEENLRTALLAGNRVGFWADWLHLAPARAVEGETRGRLRTVLDFVGLGSQAANLAGSMAYAHQSLLGIGLALSLNPRLLLLDEPFAGMNPRETMEAAQMVRRIRDTGVTVLLVEHDMAAVMGVCDRIVVLDQGRKIAEGKPAEIRTDRTVIEAYLGTDDDA; encoded by the coding sequence ATGCCGGCTGATGCTCCGTTTCTTTCCGTCGACGCGATCGCCAAGGAATTCGGCGGCGTTCGCGCCGTCAACGGCGTTTCCTTCGATGTTGCCGCCGGTGAGATCGTCGGTCTGATCGGGCCCAACGGGGCCGGGAAGACGACGACCTTCAACCTGATCTCCGGTCGTTTTCCTGTGAGCGGTGGCGAGGTTCGACTGGAAGGCAACCGCATCACCGGCCTCCGGCCGGACCGCATTGCTGCGCTCGGCATCGCCCGCACGTTCCAGGGGACGCGTATTTTCCCCAAGCTCACCGTCGAGGAGAATCTTCGCACCGCGCTCCTGGCCGGCAACAGGGTCGGCTTCTGGGCGGACTGGCTGCATCTGGCACCGGCTCGCGCCGTCGAAGGGGAGACCCGCGGGCGCCTGCGGACGGTCCTGGACTTCGTGGGCCTCGGCTCCCAGGCGGCAAACCTGGCCGGCTCGATGGCCTACGCGCATCAGAGCCTGCTCGGCATCGGCTTGGCGTTATCGCTGAATCCGCGCCTGCTGCTGTTGGACGAGCCGTTCGCCGGCATGAATCCGCGCGAGACCATGGAAGCCGCTCAGATGGTGCGACGCATCCGCGATACCGGAGTCACTGTGCTTTTGGTCGAGCATGACATGGCCGCGGTGATGGGCGTCTGCGATCGCATCGTTGTCCTTGACCAGGGGCGGAAGATCGCCGAGGGCAAGCCGGCGGAGATCCGCACCGACCGCACGGTCATCGAGGCCTATCTGGGAACCGACGACGATGCTTAA
- a CDS encoding branched-chain amino acid ABC transporter permease: MVLLLAAAPAALGDYQIYLLTLTLIWAILALSMGLVLGFVGQINLGQAAFVAIGAYVSALLRIKLGFDFWLAAPIALAAVVIVAALVGLLTLRLRGPFFILVMLAFAEIVRLVIANWQDMTNGPLGLRPVAPPEPILGLSFDTKTSFYYLVLVVLGASLLALWRLVLSRTGRMLIAVREDEILAEFVGIPVMRHKVIGLCIAAFVSGLGGLLLGPFLTVLAPSQFTISASVDMIVMVVVGGVGTLIGPLLGAVFLVYVPELLSFTTHYRPAMMGVLLILVTLFAPQGLVGLAQIARAKLTPCKPANGAKEQRHAG, from the coding sequence GTGGTGCTTCTGCTGGCGGCGGCCCCGGCCGCGCTCGGCGATTACCAGATCTATCTGCTCACGCTGACCCTGATCTGGGCGATTCTCGCGCTCAGCATGGGGCTGGTTCTTGGCTTCGTCGGACAGATCAACCTGGGGCAAGCGGCGTTCGTTGCGATCGGCGCGTACGTCTCGGCCCTGTTGCGGATCAAGCTCGGCTTCGACTTCTGGCTTGCGGCTCCGATTGCGCTCGCAGCCGTGGTGATCGTCGCCGCGCTCGTCGGACTCTTGACCCTCCGGCTCCGGGGCCCGTTCTTCATCCTCGTCATGTTGGCCTTCGCCGAGATCGTCCGTCTCGTCATCGCCAACTGGCAGGATATGACCAATGGACCGCTCGGCTTGCGGCCGGTAGCCCCGCCGGAGCCGATCCTGGGGCTCAGCTTCGATACCAAGACGTCGTTCTACTACCTCGTGCTCGTCGTCCTGGGCGCGAGCCTGCTGGCACTCTGGCGGCTGGTGCTGAGCCGCACCGGCCGCATGCTGATCGCGGTGCGCGAGGATGAGATCCTGGCCGAATTCGTCGGCATCCCGGTCATGCGCCACAAGGTGATTGGGCTCTGCATTGCCGCCTTCGTCTCGGGATTGGGCGGGCTCTTGCTCGGGCCGTTCCTCACCGTGCTGGCACCGAGCCAGTTCACCATCTCCGCCTCGGTCGACATGATCGTCATGGTGGTGGTCGGCGGCGTCGGCACCCTCATCGGCCCGCTGCTGGGAGCAGTCTTCTTGGTCTATGTGCCGGAGCTGCTGAGCTTTACCACTCACTACCGCCCGGCGATGATGGGCGTGCTTCTCATCCTCGTCACGCTGTTCGCACCGCAAGGACTGGTCGGTCTCGCTCAAATCGCCCGTGCGAAATTGACTCCCTGCAAGCCGGCCAACGGAGCCAAGGAGCAGCGCCATGCCGGCTGA
- a CDS encoding branched-chain amino acid ABC transporter permease translates to MLAQQLANGLVLGGIYALSALGFTLIFGAARVVNFAYGELLMLGAFFTFTIMSYLDVPFFAALPFAMAGIALVSVIMFYTTLKPLMQGSFTSLQGELQIILATLGLLYVFREAAIITWGTAPRQMSAGITGIVEVGDVVMTNHRLAVLGITALLVVGLYLLLYKTKIGKALRAIAQNRHGAEAIGLNVDRIVAVAFAISGAMACAAGALLGTLYAVEPSMGGSPLIKAFIIVIFGGLGSVPGAVAGGLAIGLFENLTGAYISFAFKDVFTFFLLIAILLVRPSGLFGRVH, encoded by the coding sequence GTGCTAGCGCAACAGCTCGCCAATGGTCTGGTGCTCGGTGGCATCTACGCGCTGTCGGCGCTGGGATTCACGCTGATCTTCGGAGCCGCGCGCGTCGTCAATTTCGCCTATGGCGAGCTGCTGATGCTGGGGGCGTTCTTCACCTTCACCATTATGAGCTATCTGGACGTGCCGTTCTTTGCGGCGCTCCCATTCGCCATGGCCGGCATCGCTCTGGTCAGCGTCATCATGTTCTACACGACGCTGAAGCCGCTGATGCAAGGGTCTTTCACGTCCCTCCAGGGCGAGCTGCAGATCATTCTGGCCACGCTCGGTCTCCTCTACGTCTTCCGCGAGGCGGCGATCATCACCTGGGGTACGGCACCTCGCCAGATGAGCGCGGGCATTACCGGGATCGTCGAAGTCGGCGACGTCGTGATGACCAACCATCGCCTCGCGGTCCTCGGCATTACGGCGCTGCTCGTCGTCGGCCTCTATCTGCTGCTGTACAAGACCAAGATCGGGAAGGCGCTTCGCGCCATCGCCCAGAACCGCCATGGCGCCGAGGCGATTGGCCTCAACGTCGACCGTATCGTGGCCGTGGCCTTCGCCATCTCCGGCGCCATGGCATGCGCCGCCGGCGCGCTCCTCGGTACGCTTTATGCCGTCGAGCCGTCGATGGGCGGCTCGCCTCTGATCAAAGCCTTCATCATTGTCATCTTCGGCGGCCTCGGCAGCGTTCCCGGCGCCGTTGCCGGCGGTCTCGCGATCGGCCTCTTCGAGAACCTGACCGGTGCTTACATCAGCTTTGCCTTCAAGGACGTCTTCACCTTTTTCCTGTTGATCGCCATCCTACTCGTTCGCCCTTCCGGACTGTTCGGGAGGGTGCACTGA